The DNA window CAAAACTGGATAACAAGCAGAGGAATTTTAATCCACAATAATGAAATTCTACCTTTGCTAAGGATACAAGATCCGGTTTGATATTGTACTTATCGCAGCCAAACATAGTCCCGAGCCTTCCAAATCCACAAATCACCTTAACACAAGTTTAAGAGTATGGACTCTCAAATCCAGGAACTTGTAAAAGCTAGTAAAGGAAAATAATCATAAACATAGGAAGAGAAGAATCATCAATACCTCATCCGCTATGAACAAAATGTCATATTTCTTTAGAACAGCTTGAATCTGcataatataaagaaagaaaaatgaatgTTAAAGTTTGGTATTCATTTAAAACATAGAGCAAGATATATAAATGTTACACAGCAATGTTAGGAATCTTCATGCTTTAAAACAATATGTATACTATGTTTTGATCATTTTCCATCACAACAATATGTAATTAGTTAGATTACCTTATCAAAATAAGTTGCAGGGGGGAGTATGACACCTGCTGACCCTAGCACTGGTTCCGCAATGAATGCAGCAATCTGAAAAAGAGTGGTTACATCAAAGGGTTCAGCAACATGAACCAACTCCGAAACAAAAATACTTGTATGACTCTGAAGAAACTTATTCCAAATTATTTAGGCTACCGTCTCGGGTCCCTCTTTCAAGATTAGTGTCTCCAAATTATTTGCTAGTCTAGTTGAGAACTCCTCCTCTGACTCACCTGCCAACATGCAATAAATCCCATCATCTTATGGAAATAAACCAAATTTGACAACAATTTTGTCTGAGAATCAAATTTGCTAACCTGGAAGGTGAAAGCGCCAGTAGTGAGGGCAGTCAGTGTGCAATACAAAGGGAGCAGGAAGATCAGATTTTTGGTGCATTGATGGAATCCTGAACGAAAAGTAAGTTCCCTCCTCTTAGCAAGAACTTATTACTTCAAATCTTAAACAAGGAgttaaaagtaaagggaatcatAATCTTACCCAGAAAGACTTGCTGATATAAAAGTTGAACCATGATATCTTTAACATCAACCAAAATTTGAAGGATaattattagtcatttttaGCCTGAGAAAATGATTAATCAAAAATAACCAGAGAATTACGATTTTGATAGAGCAATAAACTTCTTCTTTTCCGGCCTTCCAAGAGCGTTGTTATAATACCAAACAAGCTTCACCTGCTTAGCCATATTACTGTTAAGTTCTTTGATTATTCTTGTCATGGTTAAAATGAAACAGAAAATAGTGAAGTAGCAAACAAGTGAACCTGAGTTTCATTGGCTTCTGATCCACTATTAGTAAAGAAAACTTTTGCCATTTTGTTTGCTGTAAACATTCCCAAAAGTTCCTCTGCGAGGACCTAGAACATTacaaaccaatatatatatgttattacaGCTCTATGCAACAGAATAATAATGTTTCTCGggataatagaaaataatacCAAAGTTGGTTTTGTAGTGCAATTCgagaaagaatgaaagaatGGCAAAGTGTTTAGTTGTTCCATTGCAGCAGCAATAAGACGAGGTTCATTTCCTCCTATACACAGatatttgaacatgaaacacTTTAAATCACCTCAACAACCACAAAACCAGCCACACTTTTATGTCAAAAGAAAATGTATTTGTTTCTTAAATTAACACTAAGAATGTAATCTCATACATGGAAGTTGGAACCATCAACACTTACATATATTGTTTCTTAAATTGAGATTGTGATCTCAACCACACTTTTATACTAGATGAAAATGTAAGTATTTCTCTAAAAATCACTAAAAACATCATCTTCAAATAGGATCATTATGTCCATATCAATACCAATAAAGGGCATCTTACATACCTAAAGCTGTACACAACATGCCAGCAGAGGAGTCAAGGTACCTTTTTCCATTGGAGTCATAGACATATGAACCCTATATATAAACAAGGTCAGATACACTCATCAGTAATCCACCTTCACGGTGTTATCTTATAATAAGAAATGTGATGTAGAAGAAACAAAGATTCTAGTTCTTTACAAATCCCATCAAAGACAGGGGAAGGAACACACGATTTCACTTgaacttatataaaaaaatttaagccTCTATGAacaaaactcaattaaaatttACCTCAGATTTCTCTATTATTAGGGGAGACTGACACCCATCATAAAATGGTGCCAACATTCCATTCCCCTTAAACCTGTAATTCAAAATGGAAGTAAATACATCTCAATTAGAAACATCATATATTCATATACACTTTGATGCAATCATGCAGACaacataagtaaaaaataacaaaCCAAATACCCTTTATGCGTTGAGAAATCTCTTTGAACAAATAGTTGTGAACTATTATTACATCTGGTTAGTAAGGAAATCTTGAATAAATCTCTCTGTAAACTTCTATATGTCCCAACATTATTCCACAAATTACCCTGCAATAGTTATAGCCAAGCATTATAACCAAAGTTCGACTcaactcaacccaacccaacccaacccaacccaacccaacccaacccaacccaatcATCACTAGTGATCAGTTTTTAGATCCAATAGTTCCATGGGGCTAGTTtcatgttgtttttttttttttttttaagttttcaCTAAAAATCATCacttcataatttatttatcttaattcaTTATAACATTTAATCTCTTTAACATTATTCTTGTCACTTGAGTTATTagaatagtttaaaataatattattttctcatcaaataatttaaaaataaaaaatctactATAACCAAGCATCaaacaacatattttttttttaaaatcaaataaaatttataaaatatataaaataatcaacatcaaacaaactctaagtAGCAAAGCTCATCAATATCTAAACCCTCTTTGAGTAAAATGTATGTAATTTcgttacataattatatatatatatatatataatgatacttaattttcaaagtgtccggattgtcgagtcgagagttgtggttaatttgaatatatatatgtgagattaaatagatactttggtcgaatcgtgggttgacccgcccataaatttaaaatggttaaaaataaaattaaaaatgatatgtaTAATTCGAACttccaacctaacaaaataaatacaactttttaaccaactaagttaataataatttatattttaaattcaacaccaaatttgatcaacatgttattcttaacaatataagttttttaactaactaatatatataaataaaatgatgcttaatttttaaaatgttcagattgtcgggtcgagaacggtggttaatttggatatatataagagtaaataGATAATTGAGTCGAATTGTAAGTTGACCCgtcccataaatttaaaataattaaaaataaaataaaaaatgcattcaacatattcaataatttgtctatagaataaaataagaaaaaatataaaataataataacaataaaaataaatcataagtGTGGAATGAAGAATCTCATTGAAACCTGGGTATTTCTTCGAAGAGAGGATCTAAGGAAATGACAAATGACCATTCTTCTCTCTTTCTTCCttgaatataattaatgttacttattatgaatataataacGATACTTATAAGGCCATGCCAAAATAATCCGTCAGGTCACGGCACTGATTGTACAACTAAACTATAGACCGATCTAGTTCCGTAATTGATATGCTTTCCTACTCCAACTATTCAagtataaataattgttttacatggggttatttgaaattatattaaagttttttttatcgaaTTATCAAATTGAGACTTTCTAAAATGGTCAATTGAAACATCATCTCTCAACTTTATGATTTAGGACTCTTTATcgttaaagttatataaaatcaaattaaaaaatttatataactaatttaactactggaTTTTAGCGAAAGGAGAATTCTGACTACGGATTCTCTAAGCtcggtagttaaattagtgagatgtattttttttatttataaatgtcacataaataataagttagtGACGTTTGAaactgttaaaataaaatttcgttttatataatttgaacaaTAATAATGATAGGGAGGACGACGCTTAGGGCAACGACCCCCACCTGACAACCACGTGAAAAAAATAAGCTATGTTCGGGACTATTCCGTCATTAATATGACCATGTTTGGGACTATCCTATCCCGAACATGACTTTTTCTCTATGACtttttacataataatttttggaATTTCTGTTCACATCGCTTTCTCTATCCTTACTCTTTAACATTAAGAAACTCAAATGGGTGAGATTCGAAAGAAAATGACTGAAATCTCAATTGACCCTCAATAAAAGTCTCAATTTAACAATTCaatattaaactttaattaaaaaatattaataatttttagtgAGAATGATAAAAGGCAAAACCACCGAATTAATACTTTATTGTATTCACCTAACATCACTCTTCCCCTTACCTAACACTTTATTTCACCTAACCTCTTCTAATCTATCACTTATCTCCTAACCTAACACTTCATTTCTCCACAATCATGTTTATAAGTTAtacgtttttttttaaatcagtgTTACTTAATAGTCCAAAGTATCActccaaaattttaattttgcaaCCATTGGTAAATCCAAGAGaaccaaccaaacaaaattataaaaaggtGAGACAACATCCACATACCCTTTAATATAATCTTTATTATAATcatgtttatttctttttatctttGGTTTCATCTATGTTGCACGAATACGGGTATCGATACCCGTATTGAATATAACATGAACATGGGGATAcgacaaattttgaaaatacagGATACGATACGTTTAAGATACGCAAATTATATCCCTCTTTTAGTCTAACGGCAACAAGAGGTGAATATTAACTTTATGGTCCTGGGTTTGAGCCTAGTAGGTGGCAAGTTCTAcgtctggttaaatggttaaatgtgttggtggactacatacttaatccgttgtcacatattttttcaaaaaaaaaaatacgcaaattatatatataatatttatataaatttaatattgaaataaataaaattagaaattcatattcattttttataatatccATTAGCATATAGATGTTTACGATTACAGTTTAACTTACGTTACAGATAAGggtaaaaaattttaattaggtcAAATATTGAAATCGTTTggattctcttttttttttattaattttgatacttaactttttttttttttaaattgtaccAAAAATATATCGAATTGGTCAATCTTACGAAAAATCAACGATACGTATTTTGCCGTATCCAATACACGAATTGTCGTATCGTATCCGATactccatttttatttttaaagtatccgtgCAAAAGAGGGTACGatgaatgaaatattaattCAGCTATAATACACAAAGATtcattatttttgaaaagaataatattaatataaataaatacaagaaATAGTTCCAAGAGTGTTGCAGCTAAGTTCCAACTAACCCTACTCTTCTTGTCACCTTGAATTGTTGGCCACAACAAACCAATATTGACAAAGAAAAGAAGAGGAAAAACACATAAACTCTACCCCGAAAAGATGCTAACTTTCGTGGCAATCGTTGTTTGTTGATCAAAGgaattatgtatataaacatTTCAGCCTCAAACAATGTCGTTTGTCAATCTCTGATTGACGATGGTCTCGTCCAACAATCAAAAccttaaaaaaactatttataataattcattgCTTCAAACCAGAGACAGAAGGACGGTTCTGTGTTTCGATACTTACAGGCATGAAAACCGGCAGCTGGTTAGAGTTGGCGTCTCGCTTAAATCTAGATTCTCGAGGCATGTTCAACATCACTTGTTGACCTTGCCGCAAACTAGAGCTCTCGCTGTTTCGTCTTGCATCTCTAAATGGAGGAAGACTCAACAATGGCCCACCGAAGAATATAGAATCGCCTGTGTAAGTCAGCTTCTCCGGTTCTGAAGATGATTCTCGAGGAAGAGCAGCAGGCCTTCTATCGAAAACAGTGCCCGCTTGCGAAATAAACTTATTCCGAGCTTCTGAAGCCGATACAGGGATTGAAACATACCTTCCAGCTTCTTGGTCCCATACAACAGAGGTCTTTTTAACATCCctaagaagagaagaagatgcTGTTGTTGCTGCTGCTGTAGAAACCGGGAGCGTCAATGGATCACCACCCGACCTAACATTCTTCTCCATCAATGGAAGTTTATTAAAGCCCATTTGGCTGTAGCTGTGAAGCTGTGGAAGGGGACTTAGTGAAACAGGCTCATGAACGTGACTTGGGCTGCTGAAGCTACTCCCAACACTATGAGTACCGGTTTCATATTCGTCTCTGCTTCCCTGACTAGGGGCGAAAGAGTTCTTCATAGGTGGCGACGATGATTTAAAATCATTCTTATAAACGTCTTTTTCTGTGCTTACACTGCTGCTCCTGATGCTGCTAAGGTTTCCACTTGAACTTAGCTCCGGATCTATTGAATGTTTGCGGTTATCTGCTGCAGGACGCATCACAGATGAAGATGCCCTTGCTTTTTCTCCTGCTCTAATGGCCTCTTGAGAGTTCAATTTTGCAAGCTTCCAAGTGCTTAATTTAACAGCCTTTTTATTAGGTGGTTTACTGCTTCCCCTCCCTGGAAATCCTGATGCATCAGGATCAATTGTTGAAGGCACCCTTCCAGGTTCCAAGTGAGGCACAACTTCTTCCTGCCGAAGGACAAGTATTTTTGCAGTTAAAGTAGTTTGTGGGTATTCTTCGTTACGAAAGTTTAGAAATACCTGGTAGTCAACGAAGACCTTGGGAGGGGTGCACCATGTGACACCCTTGTAAGGCAAGCCGAGAGAACTTCCACCACTGAAACCAGTTGTAGCAGATCCAGAAGGAGATAACAAGATATCTGGCAATTCTTCCTCTATAGATCCTCCTGCTCCACCAGGAGCCTCGCTCATGGCTCTCATAGCAACTACATACTCATACGTCGTAATACCCTAAACCCCCCAAACAAGACAATGTTGTAAACCCTTAAAATTTTTAGAAGAATTTAACAGCTTACTAACAAACCTTTCTAATCAGTATGATGTGGAAAAAGAGAAGTTCGCCCAAAGGAACACAAGCCAGAACAGAAACAGAAGTGCATATAGCCTACACAAA is part of the Impatiens glandulifera chromosome 1, dImpGla2.1, whole genome shotgun sequence genome and encodes:
- the LOC124920200 gene encoding probable protein S-acyltransferase 19; the encoded protein is MARKHGWQLPAHTFQVVAITVFCLLVVAFYAFFAPFLGGQIWEYVLVGTYSPVALLVFILYVRCTAINPADPGIMYKFDSRLINGSHPPKPSLPADCSKSDEMVVRNSPSSVSLSSSKRGSVGERAVSRQLEQASTKVPYCSSVGAVLCGVFVYEDCRKQEAPVEQQGSGEEALYCTLCEAEVRKFSKHCRSCDKCVDGFDHHCRWLNNCVGRKNYITFISLMAISIVWLVIEVGIGITVFVRCFTNKTSMETEIVDRLGDGFSRAPFATVVAICTSVSVLACVPLGELLFFHIILIRKGITTYEYVVAMRAMSEAPGGAGGSIEEELPDILLSPSGSATTGFSGGSSLGLPYKGVTWCTPPKVFVDYQEEVVPHLEPGRVPSTIDPDASGFPGRGSSKPPNKKAVKLSTWKLAKLNSQEAIRAGEKARASSSVMRPAADNRKHSIDPELSSSGNLSSIRSSSVSTEKDVYKNDFKSSSPPMKNSFAPSQGSRDEYETGTHSVGSSFSSPSHVHEPVSLSPLPQLHSYSQMGFNKLPLMEKNVRSGGDPLTLPVSTAAATTASSSLLRDVKKTSVVWDQEAGRYVSIPVSASEARNKFISQAGTVFDRRPAALPRESSSEPEKLTYTGDSIFFGGPLLSLPPFRDARRNSESSSLRQGQQVMLNMPRESRFKRDANSNQLPVFMPVSIETQNRPSVSGLKQ
- the LOC124920990 gene encoding gamma aminobutyrate transaminase 3, chloroplastic-like, translated to MFKYLCIGGNEPRLIAAAMEQLNTLPFFHSFSNCTTKPTLVLAEELLGMFTANKMAKVFFTNSGSEANETQVKLVWYYNNALGRPEKKKFIALSKSYHGSTFISASLSGIPSMHQKSDLPAPFVLHTDCPHYWRFHLPGESEEEFSTRLANNLETLILKEGPETIAAFIAEPVLGSAGVILPPATYFDKIQAVLKKYDILFIADEVICGFGRLGTMFGCDKYNIKPDLVSLAKALSSSYVPIGAVLLSPEIADVINSVGSFSHGFTHSGHPLCCAVAIEALKIYKERNTLEQVNSIATRFQEGLKAFSNSPIIGEIRGTGLILGAEFTDNKSPNEPFPPEWEIDAYFGAQCEKHGMLLVIDDGQILICPPFTMTPDETEELISIFGKALKATEERVQELKSQKK